The Dunckerocampus dactyliophorus isolate RoL2022-P2 chromosome 13, RoL_Ddac_1.1, whole genome shotgun sequence genome window below encodes:
- the znf593 gene encoding zinc finger protein 593, with translation MGKSKQTRNHNNGRKKNIAKTWKTKRRTKDLDQIHSDMKPETAAKLLNQEVDYDVTGCAQHYCLHCARYFVDMKSLKDHFKSKVHKKRLKELREEPYTQEEAERAAGMGSYIPPKTVVVKTQDVEEDMS, from the exons ATGGGGAAGTCCAAACAAACAAGAAACCACAATAATGGCAGAAAGAAGAACATTGCAAAGACGTGGAAAACCAAGCGCAGGACCAAAGACCTAGACCAGATCCATTCAGATATGAAACCAGAGACTGCAGCCAAACTGCTCAATCAGGAAGTGGACTATGACGTAACAGGATGTGCCCAGCACTACTGTTTACACTGCGC GAGATATTTTGTGGATATGAAATCTTTGAAAGACCACTTCAAGAGTAAAGTCCACAAGAAACG CTTGAAAGAGCTCAGGGAAGAACCCTACACCCAGGAAGAGGCGGAAAGAGCAGCAGGGATGGGCTCTTACATCCCTCCCAAAACAGTGGTGGTGAAGACGCAAGATGTGGAAGAAGACATGAGCTAA
- the rlf gene encoding zinc finger protein Rlf, giving the protein MAESNVEPEHEWSERGLDTAEDTLVAMETLLATLKAFEDVLRQQELSAASSSEYCDNFCQALMHYAGTRNSIDHGLPLLEVYCLSINCFAAARSHLTVESDKVTLVLKRLALSCFELFLSVPDNEIPYEAWIQFHHSVQIAHDILLEYGSTDLQALLQITGEGGAWSNPVLSALLTGQPTVQQEVDTYISLEGDGFMEMRVKHLEKMGEVAKAVVLAKACTECSAISNQATFRQTYIALLCQLLPNEEAIMEISRLNCKDVLEITSNLETEGEENTGFILCTTFLTQQLQQASLDQSWELTLVWSKLQRKIDPSLVSLIERCLQLGAIAKTVQHLLYLVRVIQTEAEEMGTAASVELSVKALRLPKQDDSETRIGICKVVSGLLLNDLEVLRACQLTEFLLGPNQQVLSCLQDLYLRPDQKYDQENGVIPNSLRCELFLALKAHWPFDPEFWDWKAIKYHCISLLGLKAESEDEDEASGNQESEKLLVDEIEHRNILNGGLKKEPSHFDSGEAGLRRMKLCCRICNRSFSETRIIHHSKRHIVDDRHQCPICLQKWKSRKELIPHLKQHIQNETLLDNNSVVVKNEEVQKPLNEDDEMEPGEITIDPSLILYYRSTHDPNVLQHIVQQAKTVQDKHVDEDEFITFDYMTQHFSLQNREEYFCPATGCTKVFQHSKYLYVHLKSHHKSDENVTHFHQMREKREKCVFCRRHFVSAYHHRKHRKIHYGEHPYMCVMKDCGARFRSSTELLMHKQVHGYQLNFQCELTGCYLAYSDLGQLYHHEAQHFRDAAFTCTSPKCKKFYFSKREFIEHLSTHDITFSEKDFEAQRKAKQMIFQADLERVAWANKPGITEDSVNGDTQKTSLGSCTPSHQPSASAEAKAVVTLVAMCFDGSKFTCGFEKCGMTFSRARDVQRHLKHAHPDHLKLENKEHKHDKEQGSKSKKIKIEIESDNEEDQNQLSAQCSPVENGNAPSKNNKTSLAKNDLLKDILIRFNKLDLNSLSPPSVPNKLYQSTQEANASLHRSVVENQPVVLLTKASNENITSLAENSAAHKVESVVVETLANAKPYTCEIGKCRFRSAQSYSLLRHYVSIHGRTQEQAKAMTCLKSTSFKPFICQLCSKCHREKQGLRAHYIHIHKLSASLVDKLKSKSAKSTVPQSFNPKIKLEVPSLEREEKKNSDSEQNPCIASPSLAVNGTQEDKGESEDGATPQLRTRRLVAKSNLCYILDKLGKPFHCVAKNCEAAFSTQGGLVRHLQLVHHYKRSQLLLEKDLEMQQHNPEVKKENSKKSSPYSNSDEPKPQFKCQFAKCNASYHLKSSLARHTRMVHSQMPGMIRCKYEGCTKVFGSNDSLRKHTFYRHCQYYDSLVVRLQSTHKKSVTGCQKKLIVTPKNPVKELVPHPTSATKRTQPKSEEASKNVKAEKKESRPKKRKPLSTCVFKSHEEALQMCQDRCLRAAYPCMIQDCDSVVMYVRSLIRHYEVVHHIGRKDVQENTNKLLSNAEQLEELIQRKSARPTVTGAENPNGVCKMEYQPELDKSEGLPAPVSLHSVKAQEEEEEEEEEKEAAHPDPLAFPEEVEEPPPLERNGVLVGADDVLYGEPSTGGHAEDSVVAAQSGHTQMEKLSLDKTKALLRPLTIDLSLPCSVLLTTTDSLQDTSSSKEAGKTVDESSSLPLPVRQPLKRKNELSVQPSNVKEPQLLSSSPRSFDITTYKPIGFEVSFLKFIEETTPKDKSPTTVKRRDSFRHSCSVKENNQLGIKLTRSKRCHSSSHKSQGTTKDLPSVRNLKSILDKALTGCGDLAIKQLQYLRPVVVLGKPVCTATLPHLFTSDPNNGKLLLGSKV; this is encoded by the exons ATGGCGGAGAGTAATGTCGAACCAGAGCACGAATGGAGCGAACGGGGCCTGGACACGGCCGAGGACACACTGGTCGCAATGGAAACCCTACTGGCCACACTGAAAGCCTTCGAAGACGTGCTCAGGCAACAAGAATTATCGGCAGCGTCGTCATCTGAGTACTGCGACAACTTCTGTCAG GCACTCATGCATTATGCTGGCACCAGGAACTCCATTGACCACGGACTTCCTCTTCTCGAAGTCTACTGCCTTTCAATAAACTGCTTTGCAGCGGCCCGCTCGCACCTCACCGTGGAGTCCGACAAAGTGACACTCGTTTTGAAGAGACTAGCTTT GAGCTGCTTTGAACTATTCCTGTCAGTTCCTGATAATGAAATTCCATATGAAGCCTGGATTCAATTCCACCACTCAGTTCAG ATTGCTCATGATATTTTGTTAGAGTATGGGAGCACAGACCTCCAAGCTTTACTTCAGATAACAGGAGAGGGGGGAGCATGGAGCAATCCAGTCCTCTCGGCCCTCCTCACCGGCCAGCCCACCGTCCAACAAGAAG TTGACACCTACATCAGCTTGGAGGGCGACGGCTTCATGGAGATGCGAGTGAAGCACCTGGAGAAGATGGGCGAAGTGGCCAAGGCTGTGGTGCTGGCCAAAGCATGCACTGAATGCAGTGCCATCTCCAACCAAGCTACCTTTCGCCAAACATACATCGCTCTGCTTTGCCAACTGCTCCCCAATGAAGAAGCCATAATGGAG ATATCCCGGCTGAACTGTAAGGATGTCCTTGAGATCACGTCAAACCTAGAGACTGAAGGGGAGGAGAACACGGGGTTTATCTTGTGCACAACGTTCCTGACACAGCAGCTCCAGCAGGCCAGCCTTGACCAGTCCTG GGAGCTGACTCTTGTGTGGAGTAAACTGCAGAGGAAGATCGACCCCTCGCTTGTGTCTCTTATCGAAAGATGCCTTCAACTTGGCGCCATTGCCAaaacagtgcaacatttgctttACCTTGTTCGTGTTATTCAGACAGAG GCAGAGGAAATGGGGACTGCTGCTTCAGTTGAGCTTAGTGTCAAAGCTCTCAGACTTCCGAAGCAAGATGACTCGGAAACTAGAATCGGCATCTGTAAAGTGGTGTCGGGCCTCCTCCTCAACGATCTGGAAGTATTGCGTGCCTGCCAACTCACAGAGTTCCTACTCGGCCCCAACCAGCAGGTCTTGAGCTGCCTCCAGGACCTCTATCTTCGCCCAGATCAAAAGTATGACCAGGAGAACGGCGTCATTCCCAACTCGTTACGTTGTGAACTGTTTTTAGCACTGAAGGCCCACTGGCCCTTTGACCCTGAATTTTGGGACTGGAAAGCCATTAAGTATCACTGTATCTCCCTTCTTGGGTTGAAGGCCGAGTCTGAAGATGAGGACGAGGCGTCAGGCAATCAAGAAAGCGAGAAACTACTGGTGGATGAAATTGAGCACAGAAACATTTTAAACGGAGGTCTCAAAAAGGAACCTTCTCACTTCGATTCAGGAGAAGCAGGCCTGAGACGAATGAAGCTCTGTTGTCGAATTTGTAACAGGTCATTTAGCGAAACTCGTATTATACACCACTCTAAAAGGCACATAGTGGACGACAGACACCAGTGCCCCATATGCTTGCAGAAGTGGAAGAGCAGAAAGGAGCTTATTCCCCACTTAAAACAACACATTCAAAACGAGACGCTCCTTGACAACAATAGTGTCGTTGTAAAGAACGAGGAGGTGCAGAAACCGCTGAATGAGGATGACGAGATGGAACCGGGTGAGATCACCATCGACCCGTCTTTAATCTTGTATTACAGATCCACGCATGATCCCAACGTGCTGCAGCACATCGTGCAgcaggccaaaactgtccaagaCAAGCACGTGGATGAGGACGAGTTCATCACATTTGATTACATGACCCAACACTTCAGTCTGCAGAACCGCGAGGAGTACTTTTGTCCCGCAACCGGGTGCACTAAGGTTTTTCAACATTCCAAGTACTTATACGTGCACTTAAAGTCCCACCACAAAAGCGATGAGAATGTGACGCATTTTCATCAGATGAGAGAGAAGCGGGAGAAGTGTGTCTTCTGTCGGCGCCATTTTGTCTCTGCATACCATCACCGCAAACATCGAAAGATTCACTACGGCGAGCACCCTTacatgtgtgtgatgaaggattGCGGCGCCCGATTTCGTTCTTCCACTGAACTTTTGATGCACAAACAGGTCCACGGCTATCAGCTTAACTTCCAGTGTGAGCTCACAGGTTGCTACCTGGCTTACTCTGACCTGGGGCAACTTTATCACCATGAGGCACAGCATTTCAGGGATGCTGCATTCACATGCACCAGCCCCAAATGTAAAAAGTTCTACTTTTCCAAAAGGGAATTCATTGAGCATTTATCCACACATGACATTACTTTCTCTGAAAAAGACTTCGAAGCTCAGaggaaagcaaaacaaatgatctTCCAGGCTGATTTGGAAAGGGTAGCTTGGGCTAATAAGCCAGGTATTACAGAAGACAGCGTCAATGGAGATACCCAGAAAACTTCCTTGGGTAGTTGCACTCCTTCCCATCAACCATCTGCCAGCGCAGAGGCCAAAGCGGTAGTGACTCTGGTAGCAATGTGTTTCGATGGAAGCAAGTTCACCTGCGGATTTGAGAAGTGTGGTATGACTTTCTCTCGAGCTCGAGATGTCCAAAGGCACCTGAAGCATGCCCACCCAGATCACCTTAAACTGGAGAACAAAGAGCACAAACACGACAAGGAGCAGGGCTCCAAGTCCAAAAAGATCAAGATTGAAATTGAGTCGGACAACGAGGAAGATCAAAACCAACTCTCAGCTCAGTGCTCGCCTGTGGAAAACGGGAATGCTCCctctaaaaacaacaaaacaagccTGGCCAAAAATGATCTTCTGAAAGACATTCTCATCAGGTTCAATAAGCTAGACCTCAATTCGTTGTCCCCGCCAAGTGTACCAAATAAGCTGTATCAGTCCACCCAAGAAGCAAACGCATCCCTTCACCGATCTGTTGTAGAAAATCAACCTGTTGTTTTGCTTACTAAAGCATCCAATGAAAATATAACTAGTTTAGCGGAAAATAGCGCTGCTCACAAAGTAGAAAGTGTTGTCGTGGAAACACTAGCCAACGCTAAGCCCTACACTTGCGAGATTGGGAAGTGTAGGTTCAGGAGTGCGCAGAGTTACAGCTTGCTGCGCCACTATGTCTCCATACATGGCCGCACACAGGAACAGGCCAAAGCGATGACTTGTTTGAAGAGCACATCCTTTAAGCCCTTTATATGTCAGCTGTGCTCCAAGTGTCACCGAGAAAAACAAGGCTTGAGGGCCCATTATATTCACATTCATAAGCTCAGTGCCAGTTTGGTGGACAAATTAAAGAGTAAATCTGCAAAATCCACAGTCCCACAGAGCTTTAACCCAAAGATCAAGCTAGAAGTCCCGAGTTTGGAACGTGAGGAGAAGAAAAACAGTGACAGTGAGCAAAACCCATGTATTGCTTCTCCATCTTTGGCTGTGAATGGCACTCAAGAAGACAAGGGAGAAAGTGAGGATGGGGCTACACCCCAGCTCAGAACAAGACGCTTGGTAGCCAAAAGTAATCTCTGTTACATACTCGATAAGTTAGGCAAACCCTTTCATTGTGTGGCAAAAAACTGCGAGGCagccttttccacacagggaggTCTCGTGCGCCACCTGCAACTCGTGCACCACTACAAACGTTCTCAGCTCTTGTTGGAGAAAGATCTCGAAATGCAACAGCACAATCCTGAAGTGAAAAAGGAGAACAGTAAGAAAAGCAGCCCTTACTCAAACTCGGATGAACCTAAACCTCAATTCAAATGTCAATTTGCCAAATGCAACGCCTCCTACCACCTCAAAAGCAGCCTGGCCCGTCACACGCGCATGGTGCACTCTCAAATGCCGGGGATGATTAGGTGCAAGTATGAAGGCTGCACAAAAGTGTTCGGCAGCAACGATTCACTGAGAAAACACACCTTTTATCGACACTGCCAATACTACGACTCGCTGGTGGTTCGGCTCCAGAGCACCCACAAGAAGTCTGTTACAGGATGCCAAAAGAAGCTTATTGTCACACCTAAAAATCCTGTCAAAGAGCTGGTTCCACATCCAACATCTGCGACAAAACGTACCCAACCTAAATCAGAAGAAGCGTCCAAGAACGTTAAAGCGGAAAAGAAAGAGTCTAGGCCTAAAAAGAGAAAACCGTTGAGCACTTGCGTTTTCAAATCTCACGAAGAAGCGCTACAGATGTGCCAGGACCGCTGTTTGCGTGCGGCATACCCGTGCATGATTCAAGACTGTGACTCTGTCGTCATGTACGTGAGGAGCTTGATCCGCCACTATGAAGTCGTCCACCACATAGGTCGGAAAGATGTCCAAGAAAACACCAATAAGCTCCTTTCCAATGCAGAGCAGCTGGAGGAACTGATTCAGAGAAAGTCAGCCAGGCCGACGGTCACAGGAGCGGAGAACCCTAACGGAGTTTGCAAAATGGAGTATCAGCCAGAGCTGGACAAGTCAGAGGGGTTGCCTGCGCCTGTGAGCCTGCACTCTGTCAAggcccaggaggaggaggaggaggaggaggaggagaaggaagcTGCTCATCCTGATCCTCTGGCATTCccagaggaggtggaggagccgCCACCACTTGAGAGAAATGGTGTCCTCGTGGGGGCAGATGATGTGTTGTACGGAGAACCGAGTACTGGCGGTCACGCTGAGGACTCTGTTGTCGCAGCACAGAGCGGTCACACACAAATGGAGAAGTTGTCCTTGGACAAGACCAAAGCCCTCCTTCGTCCTCTTACCATAGATCTCTCACTGCCGTGCTCTGTACTCCTGACCACCACCGACAGCCTCCAAGACACATCAAGCAGCAAAGAGGCTGGTAAAACTGTAGACGAGTCTTCATCTTTGCCCCTGCCCGTCCGGCAGCCTCTTAAACGCAAAAATGAGCTCTCTGTGCAGCCATCAAATGTAAAAGAGCCCCAGCTGCTTTCCTCCTCTCCTCGATCTTTCGACATCACCACTTACAAGCCCATTGGCTTCGAGGTGTCATTCCTTAAGTTCATCGAAGAGACGACCCCTAAAGACAAAAGCCCGACGACCGTAAAACGGCGAGACTCGTTCAGACACAGTTGTTCTGTCAAAGAGAACAACCAGCTGGGAATCAAGCTCACCCGCAGCAAGCGCTGTCATTCCTCATCGCACAAGTCCCAAGGTACTACCAAGGACTTGCCGTCAGTCAGAAACTTGAAGTCCATCCTGGACAAAGCCCTCACTGGGTGTGGGGATCTGGCCATTAAGCAGCTCCAGTACCTCAGACCTGTGGTGGTCCTGGGTAAGCCTGTTTGCACTGCCACCCTGCCTCACCTCTTCACATCAGACCCCAACAACGGCAAACTGCTTCTAGGAAGCAAAGTTTAA